The genomic region TCTTCATGACACCCAGCGGTGTACAGGCAACGAAGCTGTCCAGTCCCGTGACCAATCGGCCGACATTGTAGGCATGGAAGCCGTCCACATCTTTTTGAGGGTCGATCACTTCAAGGATCTTGTCTGTATCGATGTGTTTTGGGAGGGGAAGCTGCACCAGAATACCGTCGATACGCGGATTGGCATTCATCATCTCGATGGTCGCAATGATCTCATCCTGGGAGATAGTGTCCGGCATATTGTGGGTAATGGAGTAGAAACCGACCCTCTCACAAGCTTTGGCTTTCATGTTGACATAGGCATGGCTTGCAGGGTCGTCTCCAATGAGAAGTACGGCCAGACCAGGTACGATGTTCTTTACCTGCTTGAGTTCTTCTACCTCTTTTGCTACGTTTTCCTGCACTTTTTGCGCCAGGCTTTTCCCATCGATGAGTTGCATAGGGCACCCTTATGAATTTTTAGGGTATTATAGCGAAAATAGATTATGAGTGCCTCTAAGAGAGTATCCACGACTGTTAGAAGTGCTTTATAAAAGGTATGTATGCGATGAAACGACTCCTGTTTCTCTTTCCTTTTCTCGTGTGGGCAAATGAAGATTTCATCTCCCATTACGAATACGGTGAAATGCTCTACAGTCAGCCCCGTGGTGTAAGCTGCGCCGAGTGCCACGGAGAGAGCGGTGAGGGGAAGATCATCGTGGAGTTCAGGGATATTCACGGTAAAAAGGTCCTCAGGGGTCCTGATATACGCAAAGAGAGCCTTGCCTCCATGATCAACTCGGTCAACAGTTACCACAAGATCATGCCGCGCTACTACCTGACGG from Sulfurovum riftiae harbors:
- a CDS encoding c-type cytochrome; this encodes MKRLLFLFPFLVWANEDFISHYEYGEMLYSQPRGVSCAECHGESGEGKIIVEFRDIHGKKVLRGPDIRKESLASMINSVNSYHKIMPRYYLTDEEVRAIYDYLQEKNEEYLCKTDEGNTSASE
- the folD gene encoding bifunctional methylenetetrahydrofolate dehydrogenase/methenyltetrahydrofolate cyclohydrolase FolD, producing the protein MQLIDGKSLAQKVQENVAKEVEELKQVKNIVPGLAVLLIGDDPASHAYVNMKAKACERVGFYSITHNMPDTISQDEIIATIEMMNANPRIDGILVQLPLPKHIDTDKILEVIDPQKDVDGFHAYNVGRLVTGLDSFVACTPLGVMKMFEEYEIDLEGKDVCVVGASNIVGKPMASLLLNANATVTITHIFTKDLKAHTSKADIVVVGVGVPGLIKEDMVKEGAIVIDIGINRLEDGSLVGDVDFKNVAPKCSFITPVPGGVGPMTIAMLLSNTLKSAKQRV